A region from the bacterium genome encodes:
- a CDS encoding glycosyltransferase family 4 protein, producing the protein MTPYTILYCHHYEQISGGETSLLELFRTLDREQFRPLLAGPAEGPFPEAARALGVEVIPHAYRPLRRIGALLGSGGRLAKIAQDNNASLLHANAPVTNIPAAIAGRIARRPVIWHARVLAGPGEIDLDRHLSFLPNLIISNSDAIRERFRFRGKLRQNAITIINGVDTGRFHPGISGEAARQKLSLPAEATVFGVVGRISPIKGQATFIEAAIALLEKYPKAQFLLIGAGLFSGESAHERALRNKVHERNLHDRIHFCGYQSDVRPFMAALDVCVVPSDQEGCGRAIFEAMAMEKPVIGTGTGGTPEIITDEETGILIPARDPAALATAMERLLEDDALRKKMGGAGRRKVEAQFTLEAHALKTETAYLKLLEGVRSNG; encoded by the coding sequence GTGACGCCGTACACCATTCTCTACTGCCACCACTACGAACAAATCAGCGGCGGCGAAACCAGCCTGCTCGAGCTCTTCCGCACCCTGGACCGCGAGCAGTTCCGGCCGCTTCTGGCCGGCCCCGCCGAGGGTCCCTTTCCCGAGGCGGCGCGGGCGCTCGGCGTCGAGGTCATCCCCCACGCCTACCGCCCCCTCCGGCGGATCGGGGCGCTCTTGGGGAGCGGCGGCCGCCTCGCGAAAATCGCCCAGGACAATAACGCATCCCTCCTGCACGCCAACGCGCCGGTGACCAACATCCCGGCCGCCATCGCCGGTCGCATCGCGCGCCGGCCCGTCATCTGGCACGCCCGCGTCCTGGCGGGCCCGGGAGAGATTGACCTCGACCGTCATCTCTCCTTCCTTCCCAACCTCATCATCTCGAACTCAGACGCCATCCGGGAGCGGTTCCGCTTCAGGGGGAAACTTCGGCAAAACGCCATCACCATCATCAACGGAGTGGACACCGGGCGCTTTCACCCCGGCATCTCCGGCGAAGCGGCGCGGCAGAAACTTTCCCTTCCCGCCGAGGCCACCGTCTTCGGGGTGGTGGGGCGCATCTCTCCCATCAAGGGGCAAGCCACTTTCATCGAGGCGGCAATCGCGCTTCTTGAAAAATATCCAAAAGCGCAATTCCTGCTGATCGGCGCGGGTCTTTTTTCGGGGGAATCGGCGCACGAGCGTGCCCTGCGCAATAAGGTGCATGAGCGAAATCTCCATGATCGGATTCACTTTTGCGGCTACCAAAGCGACGTCCGTCCCTTCATGGCCGCCCTCGATGTCTGCGTCGTGCCCTCGGATCAGGAAGGGTGCGGCCGGGCCATCTTCGAGGCGATGGCCATGGAAAAACCCGTCATCGGAACCGGAACGGGCGGCACCCCCGAGATCATCACAGATGAAGAGACGGGGATTCTCATCCCGGCGCGCGATCCGGCGGCGCTGGCCACCGCCATGGAACGCCTGCTGGAGGATGATGCCCTCCGGAAGAAGATGGGGGGCGCGGGAAGGCGCAAGGTAGAGGCACAGTTCACGCTGGAGGCCCACGCCCTGAAAACCGAAACGGCCTATCTCAAGCTTTTGGAGGGAGTTCGCTCAAATGGATAG
- a CDS encoding asparagine synthase C-terminal domain-containing protein, which produces MDRLAGEFRHHDKGRPLAWAAECAPVRDDATGNEAIVLGPAGIRQDEIARELARHPERASEALSAFRAWGGGFAFALWEREKQSLALGCDPLGLQPLYYSESPGGLRFGGRLADTLREGEGEKLHLASCAHFLLFLSVPAGRTLLGRVRRIFPGARVRFPQNDEEDAALFPLAPPALPSRGDAAKRLLEALRGAVRAAVADLPEDAPVGLLLSGGTDSTALLALLREARKGPIAAIHVSPKDSPDRPYAREMAERYGAELLDAEITGTDARESLGWIVAAMESPGGNASAVATHRALAMAGERGVRRVLTGLGSDETFCGHAKHILAPWWPWVARLPAGLRPGGLLARAAGGSEALGRALAEEKGPEEMHRAMYGFFGKEMEAQLLGAMPKFAQIPDLPWRSAEAERFPPGYASAIFQIDLNLWLRAALAPMAGALAAAQGVELAMPFCAPEMWNLSAAMPLSWKVSGRRGKKILEEALSGTIPEEIFRRPRQGFSVPMDRWLREELKETAAEHLAPGRVARWYIANPEAIEYLHRRHTAGRADWGLPLWAWTTFSMWYAQFVEGKDAPPEPL; this is translated from the coding sequence ATGGATAGGCTTGCGGGCGAGTTCCGGCATCACGACAAGGGCCGCCCGCTCGCCTGGGCGGCGGAGTGCGCACCCGTCCGGGACGATGCGACAGGGAACGAGGCCATCGTCCTTGGGCCCGCCGGCATCCGGCAAGATGAGATTGCGCGTGAGCTGGCGCGGCATCCTGAGAGAGCGTCCGAGGCCCTCTCGGCGTTCCGCGCGTGGGGCGGCGGCTTCGCCTTCGCCCTTTGGGAGCGGGAAAAGCAGTCCCTCGCATTGGGATGCGACCCGCTGGGGCTGCAGCCGCTCTATTACAGCGAATCGCCGGGCGGCCTCCGCTTCGGGGGGCGCCTCGCCGATACCCTGCGAGAAGGCGAGGGAGAAAAGCTGCATCTGGCCTCCTGTGCGCATTTTCTCCTTTTTCTCTCCGTCCCGGCGGGGAGGACGCTCCTCGGCCGGGTGCGCCGGATATTCCCGGGGGCGCGGGTCCGCTTCCCGCAGAATGATGAGGAGGACGCCGCCTTGTTCCCCCTCGCTCCCCCCGCTCTCCCGTCGCGAGGGGACGCCGCAAAACGGCTTCTCGAGGCCCTCCGGGGGGCCGTCCGCGCGGCGGTGGCGGATCTGCCGGAGGATGCGCCGGTGGGGCTCCTTCTCAGCGGGGGCACCGACAGCACCGCCCTGCTCGCCCTCTTGCGCGAGGCGCGCAAGGGTCCCATCGCCGCGATTCATGTTTCCCCAAAGGACAGCCCCGATCGGCCCTATGCCCGCGAGATGGCGGAGAGATACGGCGCGGAGCTTCTGGACGCCGAAATCACCGGAACGGACGCGAGAGAGAGCCTGGGCTGGATCGTGGCGGCCATGGAATCGCCCGGGGGAAACGCCTCCGCCGTCGCCACCCACCGGGCGCTCGCGATGGCGGGAGAGCGGGGGGTGCGGCGCGTCCTGACCGGGCTGGGGAGCGATGAGACGTTCTGCGGCCATGCGAAGCACATTCTGGCGCCCTGGTGGCCCTGGGTTGCGCGGCTTCCGGCGGGCCTGCGCCCCGGAGGGCTCCTCGCCCGCGCGGCGGGCGGCAGCGAGGCGCTCGGCCGGGCACTGGCCGAAGAAAAAGGACCGGAGGAGATGCACCGCGCGATGTACGGTTTTTTCGGGAAGGAAATGGAGGCACAACTTCTCGGAGCGATGCCAAAATTCGCGCAGATACCCGATCTTCCCTGGCGATCGGCTGAGGCGGAGCGCTTTCCGCCCGGCTATGCGTCCGCAATCTTCCAGATCGATCTCAACCTCTGGCTCCGGGCGGCGCTGGCGCCGATGGCGGGCGCGCTCGCCGCGGCGCAGGGAGTGGAGCTGGCGATGCCCTTCTGCGCACCAGAGATGTGGAACCTCTCGGCGGCGATGCCGCTGTCGTGGAAGGTGTCGGGGCGGCGGGGAAAGAAAATCCTCGAAGAAGCGCTGTCCGGCACCATCCCGGAGGAGATCTTCCGCCGGCCGCGGCAGGGCTTTTCCGTTCCGATGGACAGATGGCTCCGCGAGGAACTCAAGGAGACGGCGGCCGAACACCTTGCCCCCGGGCGGGTGGCGAGGTGGTACATCGCCAATCCGGAGGCCATCGAGTATCTCCACCGCCGGCACACCGCCGGCCGGGCGGACTGGGGCCTGCCCCTCTGGGCCTGGACCACTTTTTCCATGTGGTACGCGCAGTTCGTGGAAGGGAAAGACGCCCCCCCCGAGCCGCTTTAG
- a CDS encoding SDR family NAD(P)-dependent oxidoreductase — protein sequence MTEKILEGKRAVVTGASGGLGAAIAVRYAQAGASVWVAGGSNAAGMQETVDAAAQAGVKAGGDCYDLSIGRNAAKLVNDGIAFLGGVDILVNSAGTRNLSKIVDVQDEAIELLFEVNAKQAYYASREAARYMVGQKSGHILMIGSDAGEHGTPDFSLYSCTKTVLHNLTKCLALELGPLGIRVNCLALGPTASGRGKTRHENDPEVAKSRREKVPIRQFGDPAKVAETALFLVSPVNDFMNGARVMVDGGISAG from the coding sequence ATGACAGAGAAAATTCTGGAAGGAAAGCGGGCCGTTGTGACGGGCGCCTCGGGGGGGCTCGGTGCCGCGATCGCCGTCCGCTATGCCCAGGCGGGCGCGAGTGTCTGGGTGGCGGGCGGAAGCAACGCCGCCGGGATGCAGGAGACGGTGGATGCCGCCGCCCAGGCGGGCGTCAAGGCGGGCGGGGACTGCTACGATCTCTCGATCGGGCGGAACGCGGCCAAACTCGTGAACGACGGCATCGCTTTTCTGGGCGGCGTGGACATTCTGGTCAACAGCGCGGGCACCCGGAACCTCAGCAAGATCGTGGACGTTCAGGACGAGGCCATCGAGTTGCTCTTCGAGGTGAACGCCAAGCAGGCCTACTACGCCTCGCGCGAGGCGGCACGCTACATGGTGGGGCAAAAGTCCGGCCACATTCTCATGATTGGCTCCGACGCCGGGGAGCACGGCACCCCGGATTTTTCCCTCTACTCGTGTACGAAGACGGTGCTCCACAACCTGACGAAATGCCTCGCGCTGGAGCTCGGCCCGCTCGGGATCCGCGTCAACTGCCTGGCCCTCGGGCCCACGGCGAGCGGCCGGGGGAAGACGAGGCACGAAAACGATCCGGAAGTCGCCAAATCGCGCCGCGAGAAAGTCCCCATCCGCCAGTTTGGAGATCCGGCCAAAGTCGCCGAGACGGCGCTCTTCCTGGTCTCGCCCGTCAATGACTTCATGAACGGGGCGCGGGTGATGGTGGACGGCGGGATATCGGCGGGCTAA